The proteins below are encoded in one region of Bacteroidota bacterium:
- a CDS encoding YigZ family protein → MNPNETDSYVTIAAPLRARELKERSSRFIADLIPVSSKEEADDHLERIRKEFYDATHHCYAYRLGIRGELTRAADDGEPSGTAGKPILQVLAGAGLTNILCVVTRYFGGTKLGTGGLVRSYSEAASSAVAHSQRTEILLLRQFEIVCSYDLHSALERFLAKYEIAARSAEFGENITVRVSVRKGIASSFKADLEAAFYGTVLISEVDAESEV, encoded by the coding sequence ATGAACCCGAACGAGACCGACTCCTACGTCACCATCGCCGCACCGCTGCGTGCGCGCGAGCTCAAAGAACGTTCGTCCCGATTCATTGCCGATCTGATCCCCGTTTCGTCCAAAGAAGAAGCAGACGACCATCTCGAGCGTATCCGCAAGGAGTTCTACGATGCCACGCACCACTGTTACGCGTATCGCCTCGGGATTCGCGGCGAGCTTACACGTGCGGCCGACGACGGTGAGCCTTCCGGCACCGCTGGAAAACCCATTCTGCAGGTGCTTGCGGGTGCAGGGCTCACGAATATTCTATGTGTTGTGACGCGTTATTTCGGCGGGACGAAACTCGGCACCGGCGGGCTGGTTCGCTCATATAGCGAGGCGGCGTCGTCGGCGGTTGCCCATTCGCAGCGAACGGAAATTCTGCTCCTTCGGCAGTTTGAGATCGTGTGCTCGTACGATCTGCACTCCGCACTTGAACGATTCCTCGCCAAATATGAGATCGCTGCGCGATCTGCGGAGTTCGGCGAGAACATCACCGTTCGCGTGTCGGTCCGTAAAGGAATTGCGTCGTCATTCAAAGCGGATCTCGAGGCTGCGTTCTATGGCACCGTCTTGATCTCTGAAGTTGATGCCGAGAGCGAAGTATGA
- the bshA gene encoding N-acetyl-alpha-D-glucosaminyl L-malate synthase BshA, whose product MNIGITCYPTYGGSGIVATELGKSLAQRGHKVHFITYALPMRLTGIGTVGDAAYIDNIFYHEVEMSTYPLFEFPMYELALASKMVEVARYEKLDLIHAHYAIPHATSAYLAKQILGGDLKIVTTLHGTDITLVGQEPSFEPLMKFSIEASDIVTSVSEFLKRETIENYGIRKDVIAIPNFVDTEIFRPIPTAKNLRRMLAPNAEKVLVHVSNFRAVKRVSDAIKAFKLVLDRGVKAKFLLVGDGPDRAECESLARQLGIWNHTRFLGKQAELASILSASDIFLIPSGNESFGLAALEAMACGLPVISSDIGGLPEVNVDGKTGYIVPMGNVEALADRTYSLLTNEPLRQQMGKAALDHATGNFTKEQIVPIYEQAYEQAMK is encoded by the coding sequence ATGAACATTGGCATCACATGTTATCCGACCTACGGCGGCTCCGGCATTGTGGCAACGGAGCTCGGCAAATCGCTTGCACAACGAGGGCATAAAGTACACTTCATCACGTATGCACTGCCGATGCGCCTGACTGGTATCGGTACCGTCGGCGACGCAGCATATATCGATAACATTTTCTACCACGAGGTGGAAATGTCCACCTATCCCCTCTTCGAGTTTCCGATGTACGAACTCGCGCTTGCGAGCAAGATGGTCGAAGTAGCTCGCTATGAGAAGCTCGACCTGATCCATGCACACTACGCTATCCCGCACGCAACGAGCGCGTATCTGGCGAAACAAATCCTCGGCGGCGACCTCAAGATCGTCACTACGCTGCACGGCACTGACATCACGCTCGTCGGGCAGGAACCGAGCTTCGAACCGTTGATGAAATTCTCGATCGAAGCATCCGACATCGTGACATCGGTCTCCGAATTTCTCAAACGCGAGACGATCGAGAATTACGGCATCCGCAAAGACGTCATTGCCATCCCGAACTTCGTCGATACCGAAATCTTCCGCCCGATCCCGACCGCGAAGAACCTGCGTCGCATGCTCGCACCGAACGCCGAGAAAGTATTGGTTCATGTGTCGAATTTCCGTGCGGTCAAACGTGTCAGCGATGCCATCAAGGCGTTCAAGCTGGTGCTCGACCGTGGTGTGAAAGCCAAGTTCTTGCTCGTTGGCGACGGGCCGGACCGCGCCGAGTGCGAATCGCTCGCCCGCCAGCTCGGCATCTGGAATCACACCCGATTCCTCGGTAAGCAGGCAGAGCTTGCATCGATCCTTTCGGCAAGCGATATTTTTCTTATCCCTTCGGGCAACGAAAGCTTCGGTCTGGCGGCGCTCGAGGCGATGGCATGCGGTTTGCCGGTTATCTCCAGCGATATCGGCGGGCTTCCCGAAGTGAACGTCGATGGGAAAACCGGATACATCGTCCCGATGGGCAATGTCGAGGCACTGGCCGACCGCACATACTCGCTATTGACTAACGAGCCGTTGCGCCAACAGATGGGCAAAGCGGCGCTCGACCATGCAACCGGCAACTTCACGAAAGAGCAGATCGTCCCGATCTACGAGCAAGCGTACGAACAAGCGATGAAATGA
- a CDS encoding glycosyltransferase has protein sequence MKFVIVGTAYPLRGGIAQYVGLLYKALRERGHEAEIVTFSRQYPKILFPGKFQEEKGDPGVAVDSIQVIDSVNPLSWRKAGKIVASFEPDAVIFKFWLPFFAPAYGVIARTVKKLMRRKRRNTKIIFIADNVIPHEKRPGDRALTNYAFSVVDHFIVQSKAVERDLQIVKPDASYLRLEHPVFESFGAPIDRAAAREKLGIEADAEVLLYFGFIRKYKGIDIAIRAVADVAQLRPNILLLVAGERYNGEEDYRALAASLGLTEKNIRFFDHYISNDDVPVFFSASNASLLPYRSATQSGVVQIAYNYDQPVIATAVGGLPEIVIDGKSGLIAPEPTPEAVASSIERFFAGGLEPSLREGVRAEKPKYLWSTFVEGIERLVRS, from the coding sequence ATGAAATTCGTTATCGTCGGCACGGCCTACCCGCTCCGTGGCGGCATCGCTCAATACGTCGGGCTCCTGTACAAGGCATTGCGCGAACGCGGCCACGAGGCCGAGATCGTCACGTTCAGCCGCCAATATCCGAAAATCCTCTTTCCGGGGAAATTCCAAGAGGAAAAGGGCGATCCGGGAGTAGCGGTCGATAGCATTCAGGTCATCGACTCCGTCAATCCGCTAAGCTGGCGTAAGGCCGGCAAGATCGTCGCATCGTTCGAACCCGACGCAGTCATCTTCAAATTTTGGCTTCCGTTCTTTGCTCCGGCATACGGCGTGATCGCGCGTACCGTGAAGAAGCTCATGCGGCGCAAGCGAAGGAACACGAAGATCATCTTCATTGCCGATAACGTCATCCCGCATGAAAAACGCCCTGGGGACCGTGCGCTGACGAACTATGCATTCAGCGTCGTCGATCACTTCATCGTCCAATCGAAGGCGGTCGAACGCGACCTGCAGATCGTCAAACCCGACGCATCGTACCTGCGGCTGGAGCACCCCGTCTTCGAATCGTTCGGCGCACCCATCGATCGTGCAGCCGCACGCGAGAAACTCGGTATCGAAGCGGATGCCGAGGTATTATTATACTTTGGCTTCATCCGCAAATACAAAGGGATCGATATTGCCATTCGGGCAGTGGCCGATGTTGCCCAGTTGCGTCCGAATATCCTGCTCCTGGTTGCAGGCGAACGCTATAACGGCGAAGAAGACTATCGCGCACTCGCCGCATCGCTCGGCCTGACGGAGAAGAACATCCGATTCTTCGATCATTATATTTCGAACGACGACGTGCCGGTCTTTTTCAGCGCATCGAACGCGTCGCTGCTTCCCTATCGGAGTGCGACACAATCCGGCGTCGTCCAGATCGCCTACAATTACGACCAGCCCGTGATCGCCACCGCAGTCGGCGGCTTACCGGAGATCGTCATCGACGGCAAGAGCGGCCTCATCGCACCGGAGCCGACACCCGAAGCGGTCGCCTCGTCCATCGAGCGATTCTTTGCCGGGGGATTGGAACCGTCGCTTCGCGAGGGCGTCCGGGCCGAAAAGCCCAAATATCTCTGGAGCACATTCGTGGAAGGAATCGAACGGCTCGTGCGTTCATAA
- a CDS encoding class I SAM-dependent methyltransferase gives MARLSAETTALLAPLESRSDLNPYERYYFGYQYGLGREYIAPYLKSNGVKLAGANICEIGCGESGVLAALAQEGPAEVLGIDIRDLAIASSQKAFDAFGLNAEFAIHNITDDPTPERWKEHFDFVTLRDVIEHLNDTETSLRNVMEFVKPGGWLFIVFPPYYSPFGAHQHLLDNTMGKMPYIQGLPDAIFNRAYKNARLQIDVEEVSRLRTIRLTIAKMRSAIKNARLELVREELYFIRPVFKMKFGLPPIKANALKFIPGVRELVALEASYLLRKPQ, from the coding sequence ATGGCAAGACTATCGGCCGAGACCACCGCTCTGCTCGCACCGCTCGAGTCGCGCAGCGACCTCAACCCCTACGAACGCTATTATTTCGGCTACCAGTACGGGTTAGGCCGCGAATATATCGCGCCGTACCTGAAGTCGAACGGTGTGAAGCTCGCCGGTGCGAACATCTGCGAGATCGGCTGCGGTGAAAGCGGCGTCTTGGCGGCGCTCGCACAGGAAGGCCCTGCCGAAGTACTGGGGATCGATATTCGCGACCTCGCGATCGCATCGTCGCAAAAAGCGTTCGATGCCTTTGGTCTCAACGCAGAATTCGCGATCCACAATATCACCGACGACCCGACCCCCGAGCGCTGGAAGGAGCATTTCGATTTTGTAACGCTCCGCGATGTCATCGAGCACCTCAACGATACCGAGACCTCGCTTCGCAACGTGATGGAGTTCGTCAAACCCGGCGGTTGGCTCTTCATCGTCTTCCCGCCATATTATTCTCCATTCGGCGCACATCAGCACTTGCTCGACAATACGATGGGCAAGATGCCATATATTCAGGGACTGCCGGATGCAATCTTTAACCGCGCATATAAGAATGCACGATTGCAGATCGACGTCGAGGAAGTTTCGCGCCTGCGTACAATTCGCCTAACCATTGCGAAGATGCGCAGTGCAATCAAAAATGCCCGACTCGAACTCGTGCGCGAAGAATTGTACTTTATTCGCCCAGTGTTCAAAATGAAGTTCGGGCTGCCTCCGATCAAAGCCAACGCGTTGAAGTTCATCCCTGGCGTTCGCGAACTCGTGGCACTCGAAGCGTCGTACTTACTTCGAAAACCACAATAA
- the prmC gene encoding peptide chain release factor N(5)-glutamine methyltransferase — MSTWAELIADGAAALESHGLGEAEITAEYLAAHILGVWDRSDLRPLRLSPATETQHLQFDNLLRRRLAHEPVQYIIGETEFYGLRLYCTPAALIPRAETEILVEEAIKEIRERGGACSVLDIGTGSGAIALAIATHCPSSNVVGIDISTDAISLAKQNAKRLAITNIELRQLRFPQMLNDLDRRFDLLVSNPPYIPAHEMELIADEVRSFEPHMALTDNANGFSFYEAIAEHAAELLHPNGVIVVETEYKGAPHVREMFAGHGLHIVRSVNDLLGHERVVVANRP, encoded by the coding sequence ATGAGCACCTGGGCGGAGTTGATCGCTGACGGAGCTGCCGCGCTCGAGTCACACGGGCTCGGCGAAGCCGAGATCACGGCCGAATATCTTGCCGCGCATATCCTCGGTGTATGGGACCGATCGGACTTGCGACCGTTGCGCCTCTCGCCCGCGACCGAAACTCAGCATCTTCAATTTGATAATCTGCTCCGCCGACGTCTGGCCCACGAACCTGTCCAGTACATTATCGGAGAGACGGAATTCTACGGGCTGCGCCTGTATTGCACTCCTGCCGCGCTGATCCCTCGCGCCGAAACAGAAATACTCGTTGAAGAAGCAATCAAGGAGATTCGCGAACGGGGCGGCGCTTGCAGTGTCCTTGATATCGGTACCGGAAGCGGCGCGATTGCGCTTGCAATTGCAACGCATTGTCCGTCATCGAATGTCGTCGGGATCGATATTTCAACCGACGCCATCTCGCTGGCAAAACAGAATGCGAAACGATTAGCCATTACAAACATCGAACTTCGGCAACTTCGATTTCCTCAGATGCTCAACGACCTCGACCGACGCTTCGATCTGCTCGTTTCGAACCCGCCGTACATCCCTGCGCACGAAATGGAGCTCATTGCCGACGAGGTCCGCTCGTTCGAACCCCACATGGCGCTGACCGATAATGCAAATGGGTTTTCGTTCTACGAGGCAATCGCAGAACATGCGGCCGAACTATTACATCCGAACGGAGTGATCGTGGTCGAAACCGAATACAAAGGGGCGCCGCATGTGCGGGAAATGTTCGCCGGCCATGGATTGCATATCGTTCGTAGTGTGAATGACTTGCTCGGGCACGAACGCGTTGTCGTAGCCAATCGTCCATAA
- a CDS encoding D-tyrosyl-tRNA(Tyr) deacylase, translated as MRLLVQRVSRATVTVEGQVCGAIGAGLLVFLGIAAEDTRSNVDELTSKLVKLRIFEDEAGKMNLDVQQTGGSILVVSQFTLYADTRKGNRPNFMAAARPEVAEPLYRYFVESLTDILGPNRVAEGRFAAMMDVELVNDGPVTIWMDSAQQ; from the coding sequence ATGCGCCTACTAGTCCAACGTGTTTCGAGAGCAACGGTCACTGTAGAGGGACAGGTATGTGGTGCGATTGGGGCAGGCTTACTAGTATTCCTGGGTATCGCCGCCGAAGACACCCGCTCGAACGTGGACGAACTGACCTCGAAGCTCGTCAAATTGCGAATCTTCGAGGACGAGGCAGGCAAAATGAATCTTGACGTACAGCAGACTGGGGGGAGTATCCTCGTCGTCAGCCAATTTACCCTCTACGCCGATACCCGAAAAGGCAACCGCCCGAATTTTATGGCGGCAGCCAGGCCGGAAGTGGCCGAACCCCTCTACCGATATTTCGTCGAATCGCTTACGGATATTCTTGGGCCGAACCGCGTCGCAGAGGGACGGTTTGCAGCCATGATGGACGTTGAATTGGTCAACGACGGACCGGTCACGATTTGGATGGATTCCGCCCAGCAATAG
- a CDS encoding T9SS type A sorting domain-containing protein, protein MNIRQLALVIVVSLLFGSLDLVAHAQEKSNCGGGVDAVNTNSGRDFLLIFMANEEADYETGAPSNYQDVYIASLDDSATVTVSCPGTGFSKVLNLPIRTGVTVRVDSTPALDCVVNSDEVVDNMVVSVVSDNPIICYGMNHKSETADAFLVLPKQVAGTAYMVMSYTNCSSTEIFGTDIHNLKPSEFAFGAFDNGTTVTFTPTAMTENGSPAGVPITVSLDKGKCYQVRASLSADPLADLTGTVITSNNPIAVFGGHRRAEVPHDYVFYEGSGAPRSSRDHLAEQMPPIATWGTAFIARNFLPRTIGDLMRVMSSADGNVVTINGVPWGKPMKAGEFRDTMIVYKNAPVDNVYCVQTSMPSLVGMYAHTADSSNGTGDPFFAIVPPLDQAYPDLTYFMSSDPVYSLNSLIVTTEQQNVGTLKSNVFINNIAIPSASFLSLPTTLSPDGHTAKSYAIATIAQSPGMSRITVPNTGSGGGVTILGYGFGVVDSYGYTAGGLFKPKTGIWKEIDAQNLPFPGPPMQPTFTIRNILGDETVWLDSIVIEYTSNPEGIAVRSVNVPMKNFGILPVAGKQRITLAPETTPSRRITGIARLYHHTGLWFDLYPLAVDFTIEPGTTSGVHTSTTDAEAYAIAFPNPVTGSNTTLEYSLPHSAHASVRIFDALGRQMLTAFDGQQEAGRNSVHIDARALTTGTYVYEISAPEAGISARGHFSIVH, encoded by the coding sequence ATGAATATCCGTCAGCTTGCCCTCGTGATCGTGGTAAGCCTTCTGTTTGGTTCGCTCGACTTGGTAGCACATGCCCAGGAAAAATCGAACTGCGGGGGCGGTGTCGATGCAGTAAATACCAATAGCGGCCGTGACTTCCTGCTGATTTTCATGGCAAATGAAGAAGCGGACTACGAGACAGGGGCTCCCTCAAACTACCAAGACGTATACATTGCCAGCCTCGACGATTCTGCAACGGTAACCGTTTCGTGCCCCGGGACCGGGTTCTCGAAAGTGTTGAATCTCCCCATCCGTACCGGGGTCACAGTACGGGTGGATTCGACCCCTGCACTCGACTGTGTGGTCAACAGCGATGAGGTCGTCGATAACATGGTCGTGAGTGTGGTGTCCGACAACCCGATCATTTGTTATGGGATGAATCATAAGTCGGAAACTGCCGACGCGTTTCTTGTCCTGCCCAAGCAAGTCGCCGGGACAGCCTACATGGTTATGTCCTACACGAACTGTTCGAGCACGGAGATATTCGGGACGGACATCCACAACCTCAAACCGAGCGAATTTGCATTCGGTGCATTCGATAACGGAACGACCGTCACCTTCACACCCACTGCCATGACCGAAAACGGTTCACCCGCCGGTGTTCCGATCACCGTATCGCTCGACAAGGGTAAGTGCTATCAGGTCAGGGCAAGCCTCTCCGCCGATCCCCTTGCAGACCTCACCGGTACCGTGATCACAAGCAACAACCCGATCGCAGTGTTTGGCGGACACCGCAGAGCCGAGGTCCCTCACGATTATGTCTTTTATGAAGGAAGTGGCGCACCACGCTCCAGTCGCGATCATCTTGCAGAGCAGATGCCGCCGATCGCTACCTGGGGAACCGCCTTTATTGCACGAAATTTCTTACCCAGAACCATTGGCGACCTCATGCGCGTCATGTCGTCAGCCGATGGGAATGTCGTCACGATCAACGGGGTGCCCTGGGGGAAGCCGATGAAAGCAGGCGAATTCCGCGATACAATGATCGTTTATAAGAATGCGCCTGTCGACAATGTGTATTGCGTGCAGACATCGATGCCATCACTCGTTGGCATGTATGCACATACTGCCGATTCTTCCAATGGCACAGGCGATCCATTCTTTGCGATTGTACCGCCGCTCGATCAAGCATACCCCGACCTGACGTATTTCATGAGTTCCGACCCCGTGTACAGCTTGAACAGCTTGATCGTCACGACCGAGCAGCAGAATGTGGGGACGCTGAAGAGTAACGTGTTCATCAACAATATCGCGATCCCTTCGGCGTCATTCCTCAGCCTGCCGACCACCTTGAGCCCGGACGGTCACACGGCGAAATCGTATGCGATCGCAACGATCGCTCAGTCGCCCGGTATGAGCAGGATTACTGTTCCGAATACGGGCAGCGGCGGTGGCGTGACGATCCTGGGCTACGGATTCGGCGTAGTAGATTCATACGGATACACTGCGGGCGGACTGTTCAAACCCAAGACCGGTATCTGGAAAGAGATCGACGCCCAGAACCTCCCGTTTCCCGGACCACCGATGCAGCCTACGTTCACCATCCGAAACATCCTCGGCGATGAAACGGTCTGGCTCGATAGTATTGTGATCGAATACACATCGAATCCCGAAGGGATCGCTGTTCGATCGGTGAACGTCCCGATGAAGAACTTCGGGATCCTGCCGGTTGCGGGCAAACAGCGGATCACGCTCGCTCCAGAGACGACCCCTTCACGTCGTATCACGGGTATTGCGCGGCTCTACCATCACACCGGCCTTTGGTTCGATCTGTATCCGCTGGCCGTCGACTTTACCATCGAACCGGGCACGACATCGGGGGTACACACCTCGACGACAGATGCCGAAGCGTATGCGATCGCATTCCCGAACCCCGTGACCGGAAGTAATACAACCCTCGAATATTCGCTGCCGCATTCGGCTCATGCTTCTGTTCGGATTTTCGATGCACTTGGCCGCCAGATGCTTACCGCATTCGATGGGCAGCAGGAAGCAGGCCGCAATAGTGTTCATATCGATGCACGTGCGTTGACGACAGGCACGTATGTGTATGAAATATCCGCCCCAGAAGCCGGCATCTCGGCTCGCGGACATTTCTCGATCGTTCACTGA